Below is a genomic region from Microbacterium sp. KUDC0406.
TGCTGATCGAACTCGGGCTTCTCGACGACCTCTTGCGCCGCCCGCACTCCGACATGGCACGGGTGCAGGTGAGCTGGCACGGCACCACCGTCACGCTGGCCGACTTCTCGCACCTGCCGACACAGCGCAAGGTGATGACGTTCATGCCCCAGTGGGACTTCCTCGACATGATCGCGGATGCCGCGATGCGGTTCCCGAACTTCCACCTGCTGCGTTCGACCAGGGGCGAGAAGGTTCTGCGGGATGCCGGGGACCGGATCATCGGGATCGCAGTGGTCTCTCCCGACGGAACCCCTGTCGAGATCTCCGCGCACCTGGTGGTCGACGCCTCTGGCCGAGACTCCGACGTCCGTGCGGATGCGGGGCTGGAACCGATTCGCGTCGCAGCCGCCATGGACGTGCTCTGGTTCCGCCTGCCCAAACAGCCGGGGAGAAGTATCCGTTCATACAGGCGGGGTCGGGAATGATCATCACCATCGACCGGGAGGGCTTCTTCCAGATCGCCTACGTCATCCCCGCCGGCACCTGGTCAGGAGAGGAAGAGGATGTCGCCCGCATGCGGGCGAACCTCGGTCGGGTATCCCCGGGCGTCGGCGACTCGTTCGCCCGCGTGCACGTCGCGGCCGCCGACGTGCACCTGCTGAGAGTCCGTCTGGAGCGGCTCCGTCGCTGGTACGCCGACGGCATGCTGTGCATCGGGGATGCCGCGCACGCGATGTCGCCGGCGGGGGAGTGGGGATCAACCTGGCTGTGCAGGACGCGGTGGCGGCGGCCAGGTACCTCGGGCCGGTCCTGACGACTCGCCGTCCTACCGTGCGCGAGCTGCGCAGGGTGCAGCGTCGGCGCACCTGGCCCGTCGTCGTGACCCAGCAGATTCAGCGCAACGCGCAGGGGCCGCTGCTGGCCGTGACCGAACCGGGGGCACGGATGCCGCTGGTGCTGCGTGCACTTCGAAGGGCGCCGCGCCTGACCCGGGTGGTGGGTCGATTCGTGGGCCTCGGAGCACGTCCGGAGAGGCTGTCCAGGCCGGCGATGCGGTGAAGGAGACGGTGAAGGACGCCGGCGAGAACGCCAAGGACGCACAGGAAGTTCACTGACCGGGACTGAGCCGCACCGTGTCAGCCCTCGGCGTGCACCGCGAGCACGCGGTCGAGCTTGCCGAATGTCCGGCGCCAGCCAGCCGCGTAGTCATGGCCCGATGCGGCGCCCAGTTCGCTGTGCACGAAGCGAATGCGCGTCTCGGCATCCAGAGTCTCGAACTCGACCGTCACGCGCGAAGTGACGCCCGGCTCGTTCACCCATGCCCACGTGAACTCGAGTGCCGTCGTCGGCACGACCCGCAGATACGTGCCGAAGCAGGTGTGCTCGGCGCTCGTGGAGTCACGGAAGCAGATCTCGAAGCCTCCACCCACGCGTACGTCCAGCGCCGCAAAGGTGACGACGCCGGCAGGATCGGACCCCCACCACTCGCCGACGATGCCCGGATCCGTCCAGGCGCTCCAGACGCGATCGATCGGGGCGTCGAAGGCGTACTCGACGACGACATCGGATCCTGTCTGC
It encodes:
- a CDS encoding FAD-dependent monooxygenase: MNTPIRTDCVVVGGGPAGLMLGLLLARQGVDVTVVEKHADFLRDFRGDTIHPSTQELLIELGLLDDLLRRPHSDMARVQVSWHGTTVTLADFSHLPTQRKVMTFMPQWDFLDMIADAAMRFPNFHLLRSTRGEKVLRDAGDRIIGIAVVSPDGTPVEISAHLVVDASGRDSDVRADAGLEPIRVAAAMDVLWFRLPKQPGRSIRSYRRGRE
- a CDS encoding FAD-dependent monooxygenase codes for the protein MIITIDREGFFQIAYVIPAGTWSGEEEDVARMRANLGRVSPGVGDSFARVHVAAADVHLLRVRLERLRRWYADGMLCIGDAAHAMSPAGEWGSTWLCRTRWRRPGTSGRS
- a CDS encoding SRPBCC family protein, which codes for MTEQTGSDVVVEYAFDAPIDRVWSAWTDPGIVGEWWGSDPAGVVTFAALDVRVGGGFEICFRDSTSAEHTCFGTYLRVVPTTALEFTWAWVNEPGVTSRVTVEFETLDAETRIRFVHSELGAASGHDYAAGWRRTFGKLDRVLAVHAEG